TGACGCGCCCTTCGACCGGCTCTTTACCACGAAGAAGACGGGCACGACGTTTCCGGAGAACGACGGCGCGCGATTCTGTCTCCTCCGCGACGACGACGCGATCCACCTCTTCCGCCACTGAAACAGATAAAAA
This genomic window from Halorubrum sp. PV6 contains:
- a CDS encoding flagella cluster protein, coding for MPTFDVHDHRHELKQLKDTGTTRLWENRKSLDCPVCDAPFDRLFTTKKTGTTFPENDGARFCLLRDDDAIHLFRH